A genomic window from Silene latifolia isolate original U9 population chromosome Y, ASM4854445v1, whole genome shotgun sequence includes:
- the LOC141627640 gene encoding uncharacterized protein LOC141627640, with translation MIFCTINDFPAYGNLSGYTVKGAKACPICEEDTISDRLVHGGKNVYLCNRRLLHRSHPYRKKMKPFNGKQELRNPPKILSGKEVYKKVKNIENNFGKPYKRSDGTLYKKRSIFWDLPYWKHLSVRHCIDVMHVEKNVCETLIGTLLNILGKTKVPQRYSSNIRNLVSMKDLKLVGLKSHDCHTLMQQLLPVALRGVLPNHVRGAIIRLCYFFNAIFSKVVDSDTLNTLQRDVITTMCELEMFFPPSFFDIMQHLVVHLVREIKICGPVFLRNMYPFERYMKPLAAYVRNQNRPEGCMIQGYIAEEALQFVNEYMSNVEPIGLPTSRHEGRLQGQGTLGKKVVTANPETLDQAHLYILQHMVDVHPYLEKHQTLLSAQNPSKGERWLAMEHNRLFRKWFSDEVDNELLLEREKVSDEDQDDRSTMQNSGVALMAMSMSVASAKDTRPAYDAQPYFGVIKEIWELDYVQFRIPVFRCMWVEHNKGVRVDRMGFTLVDFSREGYKSEPFIMANQARQIFYIKDPNG, from the exons ATGATATTTTGCACCATTAATGACTTCCCGGCATATGGCAACCTATCTGGTTATACTGTGAAAGGGGCTAAAGCTTGCCCAATTTGTGAGGAAGATACAATTTCTGATCGTTTAGTTCATGGAGGAAAGAATGTGTACCTTTGTAACAGAAGGTTGCTCCACCGCTCACACCCTTATAGGAAAAAAATGAAGCCATTTAATGGAAAACAAGAACTtagaaaccctccaaaaattttaAGTGGGAAAGAGGTTTATAAGAAAGTGAAAAACATTGAAAATAATTTTGGAAAACCTTATAAGAGAAGTGATGGGACCTTATATAAAAAGAGGTCTATATTTTGGGATTTACCATATTGGAAACATTTGTCCGTGAGACATTGTATTGATGTCATGCACGTTGAGAAAAATGTGTGTGAGACCCTTATTGGCACACTTCTCAACATCCTTGGTAAAACAAAG GTTCCGCAACGCTATTCATCGAACATAAGAAATCTTGTGTCTATGAAAGACTTAAAACTGGTGGGTTTGaaatcacatgattgtcacactttaatgcaacaattactacccgtTGCGCTTCGTGGAGTTCTGCCTAATCATGTTCGGGGAGCTATTATTCGACTTTGCTATTTTTTCAATGCAATATTTAGCAAAGTTGTTGACTCAGATACGTTGAATACATTACAACGAGATGTTATTACTACTATGTGTGAACTTGAGATGTTTTTCCCTCCTTCCTTTTTCGATATAATGCAGCACTTAGTAGTACATTTGGTGAGGGAAATTAAGATTTGTGGACCGGTATTTTTAAGAAATATGTATCCATTTGAGCGATATATGAAACCTTTAGCCGCCTATGTAAGAAACCAAAACAGGCCAGAAGGTTGTATGATTCAGGGTTATATTGCAGAAGAGGCCCTACAGTTTGTCAATGAGTACATGTCCAATGTTGAACCTATTGGGCTTCCGACATCTCGACATGAAGGAAGACTACAGGGACAAGGTACTCTTGGGAAAAAAGTAGTAACTGCTAATCCAGAAACCCTTGATCAGGCACACTTGTATATTCTCCAACACATGGTGGATGTGCATCCATATTTAGAGAAGCATCAAACCCTTCTAAGTGCTCAAAATCCTTCTAAAGGAGAAAGGTGGTTAGCAATGGAGCATAATCGGTTATTTCGTAAATGGTTCTCTGATGAAGTAGATAACGAGCTATTACTTGAGCGTGAGAAAGTCTCTGATGAG GATCAAGATGATAGAAGTACTATGCAAAATAGTGGAGTAGCTTTGATGGCTATGTCAATGAGTGTTGCTAGTGCTAAAGATACTAGACCTGCTTATGATGCTCAGCCATACTTTGGGGTCATCAAAGAAATTTGGGAGTTAGACTACGTTCAGTTTAGGATACCTGTTTTCCGTTGTATGTGGGTTGAGCATAATAAGGGCGTTCGAGTTGATAGGATGGGTTTCACGTTGGTAGATTTCTCACGTGAAGGATACAAATCAGAGCCGTTCATTATGGCTAATCAGGCAAGACAAATCTTTTATATTAAAGATCCAAATGGATGA